Genomic DNA from Longimicrobiales bacterium:
CTCCGGCTCACCCTTGTGCGCCGATATCTCCCGCACGATGTCCTCATCCAGGCCCGGCCGCGCCTTGAACGTCGGCGTGCCGCCCTCCGTGATGAAGCCGTACTTGTAATCTTCCAGCCCGAGCCCGGTAACCGTCTCGTTCTGTGGCATAACCTCTAGTCCCTTCGGTTCAGTCCGGCTTCAAACAACAACGACTCTATTCACCACAGAGCACTCAGAGCACCCAGAGAACGGATTTTTCATTTCTTGAACAACGGATCAGCCACGGCGCATTCCAGTGCCGTTGTCGTAATCCGTTCAAAATGAAATTCCGTTGTCGTCATTCGTTCTCTGTGTGCTCTGAGTGCTCTGTGGTGAAAAAATTCCGTTCTCCACAAGCTCCCCCCGCGTTCTCAGGCGCTCACCGGCTCGCGGAACCCCTCGTAGCCGGATGCCTCCAGCTCCTCCGCCAGCTCGAAGCCGCCCGAACGCGCGATGCGGCCGGCCACCATCACGTGCACGTGATCCGGCCGGATGTAATTCAGAATGCGCTGATAGTGCGTGATCAGCAGGAACGACATCTCCGGCCGCTCTTCGTGCAGCTTGTTCACGCCCGCCGACACTACCTTCAGCGCGTCGATGTCCAGACCCGAGTCGGTCTCGTCCAGCACCGCGAGCGTTGGCTTCAGCAGCGCGAGCTGCAGGATCTCGTTCCGCTTCTTCTCACCACCGCTGAACCCGTCGTTTACACTCCGTTCCGCGAACGTCCGATCCATCTCGAGCAGAGCCATCCGCTCCAGCAGGTCCTCCTGGAAATCGAAGATGTCGACTTCCTCGTCCGGGTTGTTCGCCTGGACCGCCGTCCGGAGGAAGTTCGCGATCGAGACGCCCGGGATGTCGACCGGGTACTGGAACGCCAGGAAGATGCCCGCGCGCGCGCGCTCATCCACCTCGAGCTCCAGCAGGTCCTCACCCTTGAACGTTACCGAGCCGTCCGTCACCTCGTAGGCAGGGTGCCCGCTCAGCACCTTCGACAGCGTGCTCTTGCCCGAGCCGTTCGGCCCCATGATCGCGTGGATCTCCCCCGCGCCGATCTCCAGATCGACACCGCGCAGAATCTCCGATCCGTCCTCCGCCACAACGGCGTGCAGGTTCTCTATCTTCAGCAGTGGCTCACTCATTCGTCCCCATCCGAGTCCGCTTTCAAGAATGATTCTTGATTTCAACCGAAGCTACCCGGCCGCGTCAGGGGTGTCAAGGGAACGGCAGCGTTGCACTATCGTGCTCGCGCGTACGACTTTATAGACGAACGACGCAGCACGCCGGAGGCGGATTTGGCAGCAGAACGAGTGACACTGGTCCTGGGCGGGGGCGGGATGAAGGGGCTCGCGCACGTCGGGGCCTGGCGGGCGGTGCTGGAAAGCGGGATCAAGGTTTCGGAGATCGTTGGCACCAGCATCGGGGCCCTGATCGGTGCGTGCATTGCCGGCGGCCTGGAGCATGAACGGCTGGTATCCCTGGCGCGGGCGCTCCTGCGTACGGACATCGTGGTACTGAACAGGTGGGCGCTGTTGTTCAACGGGATCCGGCAGCCGAGCGTGTTCCGGGACGATACGTTCCGCGCCTACATCGAGTCGGTCCTGCCCGCGACGACGTTCGCGGAGCTGTCGATCCCGCTATCCATGAACGCGGTGGACCTCGAGAGCGGGCGCCAGGAGTGGTTCGGTGCGGGGGGACTCATGGACGTCCCGCTGGCCGAGGCCGTCTACGCGTCATGCGCGCTTCCAGTCTTCTATCCGCCGGCGGAGATCAACGGACGCTATTTCGTGGATGGCGGCGTCATCGATGCGCTGCCGGTCGGCCGGGCAGCCGAGCGGGGGGCCGATCGCATCATTGCCGTGGATGTGGGAGCCGGCCAGGCGGGCGACGCGGTGGGCACCGTCGAGAAGGGCATGGTGGCGATCCATCAGCGCGTCATGCAGATCATGGGCTACGCCCGTAAGCGCGCCCACCTCGACGCTCATGGCTCCGCCAGCATCACCTACATCCGGCCGCACCTCGATGGCTACGACACCTTCGACTTCACCAGTACCGAATACTTCCTGGCCGAAGGGTACCGCGCCGTGCACGAGGCGCTCAGCGGCGCCACCGACGAACCCCGCGAAGCCGCCGGCTGAGACTGTATGACCCCGGCGCGGATGGCTCAGCCCGCGACGGCCGGCGGTCGGTCCGCCCGGCTCAGGATCGCGAGCCATACCGTCCCGATGACGAACCCGGCCATCACGTCCGACGGCCAGTGGACCCCCATCGCCATTCGGCCGACCGGCACCACGACAGCGATCACGCCCAGCAGCAGTATCGCAAGAACCCTCTCGGCCATGCTGCCGGACGCACGCAGCCACAGCAACGTCAGGAATCCGTAAACGGCTACCGTCTTCGACGTGTGGCCGGACGGGAAGGCGTGAAAGCCGGGGGAGGCCACGCCCTCGTACAGCAGATCCGGGCGCGCCCGCGACCAGATCAGCCAGCCGAACCGGCCCACCAGATCCGGGACCAGCGCAGACAGCACGATGCTCAGGCTGACCAGCGGCCGCCGCACCCAGGCCGCGATACCCGCCGTCAGCGCGATCAGGATGACCAGCGTGGGGTCGCTGCCCGGCGTCTGCAGGAATACGGCCGTGCTGAACCCCAGCGGCGCGTCCGACCCGAGCCACAGCAGGAACCCCGCCTCCCAGTCCAGCCAGCCGTTCGCCAGGGCCCATACGGCGGCGTACCTGAGCGTCACCCTCAGCACGAGCATGCCGGCCGCGCCCAGTGCCATGCGGCGCCACCAGCGACGCCACGCCTCGTCGCCGACGGCTTCACGACCCTCCCGGAACCGGCCGGACAGCTGCCGGAACAGCTTTGCCGCCGCGCTGCCCGGCCGCGGATTGAAGGGGCCGCGGAGATTCACGGGGCCGCGGATGGCATATCCCGGGCTCCCGGACGACCCGGACCGGGCCTCACGCGGCTACTGGCCCGTGGTGAGCGGTTCCTGCGGGGCAGCGGACGGCGGCGGTATGGGACCGACCGGCTCGCCGAGCGCGGCGCGGAACTGGGCGAATACTTCTGCGAGCTGCCCGCCGGACTCGAGGCTGGCCCGGGACAGCTCGGTGATCATGACATCGCGCTGGTCCAGGATCTGGCGCAGCGGCTGCTGTGCGGCGGGCGGAGCCGATGAGATGTCCGCCTGGAGGCTGGTGAAGAAGTCGCTGGCCAGGCGGCGGGCAGATTCGTGATTGCCTCGCTGGGCCTCGATGGTGGCGGCGCCCAGCGTCGCCTCGAGTCGCTGAAAGGTCAGATCGTGGTGAGTCGAATCCAGTTCGGCGCGCGTGTTTTCCAGGTCGCTGCGATATGCGCGGGCGCTGGAGTATTGCCAGCCCGCGCCGATCGCGAAGCCGACGATGGCCGCCAGCGTTGCGCCGAGGACGATTCTCTGCGTGTCCGTCATTGTCCGCCTCCCGCTCTCTCGAGCTCGATGTTCGAACCGTCTGCATCCACCGCGCGCGCGACGGCGAGCACGATGTCGTCCATGGCACTGCGGACCATTCCGGAGGGGAGTCCGGTGCCGTTTGTCAGAATGGAGAACACGATGTCGCGTCCGTCCGCCGCAACGAGGTAGCCGCTCAGCGCATTGACGTTGGAGATCGTTCCCGTCTTGCCGAAGACGCGGCCGGCCAGCGGCTCGAGCCGGCCGGCGAGCGTGGTGCCCTCGAGACCGGGAGCTGCCAGCGCATCGCGAAAGGCCTCCGCCCACGGCTGCGCACGGGCGTGCAGCAGCATCTGCACGGTCGCATCCGGAGAGAGCAGGTTCTGGGCCGACATGCCGGATCCATCGCGCAGGTTGACCGCCAGGGAATCGACGCCGGCAGCGCTGTAGAGGTACTCGCGCTCGACCCCGATACCTCCGCGCCACGAGCCGTCGCCCGCAAACTCGCTGCCGAGCGACTTCAGCACCTGCTCGGCCACCCAGTTCTGACTCGGCCGCAGAATCACGGCGACAATGTCGCGCATCGGCGGTGAGTGCCATTCCGCGATCACTGCCGCTTCGGCGCGCAGCGCGCCGGCCCGGGCGGAGTCGCGGACCACCACCACCGAGTCCACTCGGATACCACGCTTTCCGAGCAGCTCCACGAGCGCGCCCCCGACCGAGCGTGCCGGCTGCGTCACCGCGCGGGTCAGCGTATCCACCGTACCCGCGCCCGCGGTGCCCGTGACGTAAATGGTGTCGCGCCGCGCCGTGTAGTCGATGCTCAGGGACGTGCGAGCGCCAGCCGTGTCCGTCGTGAGATCTGCGCGCAGCGGCTGCGTCAGCGGCCCCGCGACCGTGACGCCCGCCGGATCGCCGGGCACTGCCCCGCCTGTCACCACCAGGTCGAATGTGCCGTCTGCCGCTGCAATCGCCTCGATGGGTGGTGCATAGATGCCCGGCAGATCCCCCACCTCCCACGAGCCATTCACCAGCTCGTCGCGGAATCGGGAGACGTCGAGCACCAGCGCGCCGATCGTCCGCACACCGCTCGCGGCGACGAGCGCTGCCATGGAGTCGAGCGGCGCGGCCGCCGAGTCGTGGAACCGTTCCGACCACGTCGGGTCGCCGCTCCCCGCCATGATCAGAGTCGCCGCGCTGTCGGCGCTCCGCCCGCCCAGCAGCAGCGGTGTGCGATAGCGCCAGTCGGCGCCGAATTTCCCGAATGCTACCACGCCGATCACCAGCTTGGTGTTCGATGCGGGAATGAAATGCTTCTCCGGATTGCGTGCATACAGGACCCGCCCGCTGGCGGCATCCTGCACCAGTATGCCCCACGACGTGCGGTGCAGCGGCGACTGCATCGTGATGGAATCGATGACCGCCGCGAGCGATCGCTGCACCGGAGGCGTCACCACGGCGCCGCGGCTCGCGCAGCCCAGCTGGACCAGGACAGCCGTGAGAAGCAGGGGGTGAAAGGCACGCATCGGCGGTTTGCCTCCTGGCATTGGCGATTCGTCTCGCGTTCAGGCCGCGCCACCCGGCCCGGACGCCATGGATACCGGACGCTGTTCGACGCGGCTGCTGCAACATAGGGTTAGGGGATGGCGGCGGAAATACGATGGCCGCCATACAACAGAGGAAGGCATCGCATGCGTGAAGAGTCCAGCTCACCGGCTGTCGGTCGCACCACTTCAGTGACCGCTTCCGCCGAACCGGCGGACATGTCCCCCGACGAGCTCCGCAGGCACGGCCACGCCGTGATGGATCGCATCGCGGACTACATCGCCCATCCCGAACGCTGGCCCGTCCTGCCGGATATCCGGCCCGGCATGCTCCGCGAGCAGCTTCCGACCGAAGCCCCTGCCACCGGCGAGCCGATGGACCGCATCCTCGCGGACTTCGACCGCCTGATACTGCCCCACACCACACACTGGAATCATCCCGGTTTCTTTGCCTATTTCGGCATCAGCGGGTCCGGCCCCGGCATCCTGGGCGAGGCCCTGACCGCCGCTCTCAACGTCAACGCCATGTTGTGGCGTACGGGACCGGCCGCAACCGAGCTGGAGGAAGTCACGCTCGGCTGGCTTCGCACCATGACCGGCCTCGATCCGGCTTTCGAGGGCACCATCAACGACACCGCTTCCAGCAGCACGCTGCACGCGCTCGCCGCGGCCCGCGAGGCCGACCCGTCCCTGCGCATCCGGGAGGCCGGTCTGGCCGGCCGCTCGGACGTTCCTCCCCTGCGCGTGTACGGCTCGGCGGAGGCGCATTCGAGCGTGGACAAGGCCGTTCTCACTCTCGGCATGGGCCTCTCCGGGCTGCGGCACATCCCGGTCAACGCACAGCAGGAGATGGACGTCGCCGCGCTCGAGGCCGCCGTCGCCGAGGACCTTGCCGCGGGTATCCGGCCGATCGCCGTCGTCGCGACGGTCGGCACGACGTCGACGACCGCCATCGATCCGGTGCCGGCCATTGCCAATGTGTGCCGTCGCCACCGGCTCTGGCTGCACGTGGACGCTGCCTACGGCGGAGCCGCCGCCATCCTGCCCGAGCTTCGCCACGTGCTGGATGGCTGCGATCGCGCCGACTCCATCGTGATCAACCCGCACAAGTGGCTCTTCGTGCCGATCGACTGCTCCATTCTCTATACGAGGAGACCGGACGTGCTGAAGCGCGCGTTCAGTCTGGTGCCGGAATACCTGACGACCACTGACCCGTCGGACACCCGGAACCTGATGGACTACGGCGTCGCCCTCGGCCGGCGCTTCCGGGCCCTCAAGCTCTGGTTCGTGCTCCGGCATTTCGGCACCCGGGGAATGCAGGAGCGCGTGCGCCACCACATCGACATGGCACAATCCTTTGCACAATGGGTGGACGAGGACGCCTCCTTCGAGCGACTCGCGCCGACGCGTTTCTCGGTCGTCGCGTTCCGTTACAGGCCGCAGGACGGCTCCGGCGAGGAACGGTTGGATGAGCTGAATATGCAGTTGCTGCAACGACTTAACGAATCAGGCGAGGTGTTCCTGTCCCATACGCGCGTCGGCGGCAGCTACGCACTCCGCCTCGCCATCGGCAACATCCGGACGACGTCCGCCCACGTGGCGCGGGCATGGCAACTTGCGAGGGAAGCCGCAGAAAGCCTGTCGTAAGGCAGGGGGAGACTCTGACGACACACGCGCTGGAACGGGCTGATGAGGGCCTCCGGGCACCGTTCGCGCTCGCCATCTGGTCGGCGAGCGTGGCGGCTGTGCTCATCTACCTGTTGCCCGCCGGCGGAACTGTCCGGACCGTCCTCGTCGCATCACTGCTGATCCTGGCACCGCTCGCCGCCCTCGCCTCCGCGCTCGCCGCCGCACGGGCGGTTTCCCGCGCCATGGCGGGCCCCTGGATCATGCTGGCCGCCGCCGGTGCGGTCGCCGCTCTGGGGCAGATGCACTGGCACGACGTCGGCCAGCCCATGGAGAGCTGGCACGCCCTGGTGGACGTTGCGTCCATCACGCTCGTCGCCCTCGGACTCGGCTGGATCCTCCACCAGCGCGATCGCGAACGCATCATAGAGATCGCCCTCGACGGCGGACTCGTGCTCGGCACCGCAACCGTCCTGACCCTGCGTTGGTCCCCCGCCGTCCGGACCGTCCTGGCAGGCAGCGGCGAATGGTCCGGGCCCGAGCAGATCGGCGCCTTCGCCGCTCCCATCGCCGCCGGCTGCGCATTCCTCTTCGGCATGGTGCTCCTGCTCGTCCGCGGCATCTCACCGGCCGCCGTCGCTGCCGCCGCCATTGCAGCCGCCACCGCCGGCTTCGGCTTCAGCATCGCGCCGCTCGCACTCGGTATGGGCCCCTGCTGCGGCGCCGCGGATCCCGCCGGTCTCGCCTTCGTCCTCGCGTGGTTCAGCCTCGCATACGCAGGATTTCGCGTTCAGACCGTCGGCCCCGGTGCGTTCCTCAGCGATGGCAACGGGACCGCCGGCAGACGCCTCCGTATGGTCGTCGCGCCCGCCGTCGCCGTCGTCATGGGCGGCGTCATCATCGATTCCACACGCACCGGCCCCCTCCACAGCGTCACGGCGTTCGCGCTGGCCCTGCTCGGCCTCATCCTCGCACTCCGGGTGAGTCAGCTGCTGCACGATACACGTACACAGTCGGCCGAGCGCGTGCAGCTCGCCCAGAGCCGCACCATGATCGAAGTCAGTCAGGCGCTCGCAGGGACGACCAGCCTCGACGAGACCCTCGACCTCATCACGCAGCACGCCGTACGACTCCTGCGCGGCCGGGCGGCCATCATCGAACTGCTCACTCCGGATCGCAGGCACCTGGAGTTTTTCGCCGTGCACGGGCTCCCGCGCGACCTGCTGCACCTGCGCTTCCCGGTGGACGGCAGCTTCACGGGCTGGGTGGTGGCCCATGGCAGGGCGCGCACCGCCGTCGATCCCCATACGGACCCATACATCCAGGTGGAGGCACTGCCATACCTCGACCGGTCTCCGATCGCTGCCGCCCCGCTCTGCTACCGCGATGTCACGCTGGGCGCGCTGTCGTGTGTGGGGAGTTACCCGTTCGATGAGGCGGATCTGGCGCTGCTCACGGCGCTGGCGGACCAGGCGGCCGTCGCGATCGAGAACGCGCGGCTTTTCGAGCAGGTACACCAGCTGTCGATGACGGACCCGCTGACGGGTCTGCCCAACCGCCGGCAGCTGGAGCGTGATCTGGCAAGGGAGTTCTCCGCTGCCGGCCGCGGACGCGGCCTGGCTGTCGTAATGTTCGACCTGAACGGATTCAAGATGTATAACGATCGCCACGGTCACGTGGCGGGCGACGAGGTCCTTCGCATGTTCAGCCGCGCCCTGGCAGGCGAGACCCGTGCGATGAACCTCGCCGCCCGCTACGGTGGAGACGAGTTCATCGCCCTGCTGACGGATACGGACGCGCCCGGCGCCCGCGCGTTCATCGCACGCCTGCGCCGTGCATTCCCCGGTCCCGGCGTTACCGATCTCGATTTCTCGGCCGGGTACGCGGTTTTCGACCCCGCCATGCGGACACCGGAGGACCTCGTCGCGGCGGCTGATCGCGCGCTGTACGACGCCAAGTCGCGCAAGCCATTGCCCGCCGGCGGCTGACGGAAACGCCGACCCCATACACATGCCTCTCCGTCGGTCCGGCTCATCTGCCGCCCCTCCACGATCCGCTTGTCGAGCACGACCTGCCGCCGAGCAGCGTACGAATGTGAAGTTGAGCTCGATGCCGTCGGCGCGAGGCTCGTCCGCGCTCCTCAGGTCGAGCTCAGCACGTACCGGCTTTCATCCGCTCCCCTGACCATATCCCGTACCTCATACCCGCGTCCCAGATAGGCCTCCAGCGCGGCGCGCGTGTGCTCGCGCCAGCGGCGCGCTGCGACGGCATCGCGCTCCTTCAGCGCCTGGATGTCCGGTGGGATCCGCAGCCACAGGTGCGGGCCGACGAGGTCGAGTCGCAGGGGCTCACCCTCGGGGTTGATCAGCAGGGCCTCCTCCACGGTCGTCTCACCGGCGTCCTCGCCCCCCATACGACGCCGTACGCGATCGGAGTCCAGCCGCCATTCGGCCACCAGACGGTCCGTGCCGATCCCGCGGTGCAGAGGGGATGTGCTGGCGCCGTAGCAGTCGCGGATGTATTCGTGGGCGGTCGCGCCGAGCCGGGCGAAATTGATGTGGGCGTTGCGTGCCTCGAGGGGATCGAACGTCCACTGGACGAGGGTGACGCCCGCTTCGAGGAGTCGCTCGCGCTGGTACTGTTTGAGGGCGAGTCCGATGCCGCGTCCGCGCGCGTCGGGATGTACGCCCAGCATGTCGGACCAATGAAGCGGCCGCTCGCCGTCCCAGCCGGTGATGCCGAAGATGAGGCCCAGCATGGCCCCGTGCCCATCGAAGGCGCCGGCAGCGATGCCGCCGGTTCTGGTCGTGGCCCAGAAGACGACGGCGGGCACCAGCTCATTGAAGCTGCTGCCCCAGATGACGCGCTGGAAATCGACCGCCCGCTTCATCTCCTGGTAGTCGGCGAGCGGCCGGATCGTGAAGCCGGAGTGCATCAGAGGGACTCGAGCAGCCGGGCCATGAGAGCAAACCTGAACGGCAGGTCATCGAGGACGATGTGCTCATCGGCTGCATGCGCGCCCCCGCCCTGTGCCCCGAGGCCGTCGAGGGTCGCCGCGCCGACCGCGGCAGCAAAGCTGCCATCGCTGCCGCCCCCCGTGCCGCCTTCGCCGAGCGCGACGCCGAGCGCCTCCGCGTGGCGGCGCGCCTCCTCGTAGAGTCCGGCAACAGCGTCCGTGCGGACGAGCGGGGGCCTCTCCTCGGACCTGCGCACCTTGAGTTCCGCCTTGGGGTTATGAGCTTTGAGCGACGTCATGGCCTCATGCACGCGATCGCCCTCCGGCGGCTCGGCAATCCTCACGTCCACAATCGCCAGGGCATGCTCCGCGACCACATTGGATGCCGTGCCGCCGCTGATCTGCCCGATATTGAGGGTCGTGCCGCGGGAGTGGTCCGCCAGGTCCAGGACCGACACCGCCGCCCGTACCAGCTCGGCCGTCGCGCTCACCGCCAGCTCGCCGTCGATGCCGGCGTGCGCCGCGACGCCGAGCGCCTCGATCTCGTAGGTCGCCACGCCCTTCCGGAACGTCTTCACGCCGCCGTCAGGCCTGCACGGCTCGGGCACGAGGACGGCCGCGGCGCGGCGGGCGCTGTCCTCGATCAGCTGTCGCGACGAATGAGATCCGACCTCCTCGTCGCAGGTGACGAGCACCTCGATCGGCCGCTGCGGCGTGCGACCGCGCTCGTCCAGCCAGGTCAGCGCTTCGATCACGAGCGCGATTCCCGTCTTCATGTCGTAGATGCCCGGACCGTATGCGCGTCCGTCTTCTACGCGCAGCGGGCGCCGCTCCAGTGTGCCCTTCGCATGAACGGTGTCCATGTGGGTGAGCACGACAACCGGCGCATGCTGCACGTCCGACCCGGGCATCCGCGCGTGCAGATTGACGCCGGCGCCGGGAGCTTCGATGACCTCCACCCGGGCGCCGCACGCCTCCAGGTCCCGCCGGATCTCCCCGCCCAGCGCAGCAATGTCTGCCGCAGCGCCGCTCGGCGTCTCCCGCTCCACGTACGAGCGGGAGCGCGCCAGCACGCGCGCGACCGCCTGCGATGACGTCATGCCCAGATACTGCTCGATCTCGTTCACTCCGCCGCTTCCTTACCGGCACGCCGGTAGCTTTCGTCCAGGATCTCGATCGGATGCAGCACGACCGCCTCCACGCCCTCCAGCAGCAGCCCCGCCCCGATCTGCATCATGCAGCCGGGATTCGGCGTCAGCACCGCCTCGGCCCCCGTCGCCTTCACTGCCGCGATCTTGTCGCTCAGAATCCTGCCGCCCAGCTCCGGGTGATGAACCCCGTACAGCCCGGCGCCGCCGCAGCACTCGTCCGCGTCCTTCAACGGCACGCGCTCCAGCCCCGGCACACTATCCAGCAGCCGCAGCGGCGCTTCGCGAATCCGCTGCGCGTGATGCAGGTGACAGGGCGCGTCATACGTCACACGCAGCGGCACCGCTCCGCCACGGCGGAGCGGACGCTCCAGCAGAAACTCGGAGATGTCACGCACCTTCCTGACGAACGCCTCCGCCCGCCCCGCCCACTCCGGGTCGTGGCGCAGCTGATCCTCGTATTCCTTCATCATCGCGCCGCAGCCCGCCGCGTTTACCACTACCGCGTCGACACCCGCCCGCTCGAACGCCGCGATATTCGCCCGCGCCAGCGCCCGGGCCCGCTCCAGCCGACCCGCATGCGCGTCCAGCGCCCCGCAGCACACCTGCGACGGGACGGGCACTACCTCGCAGCCGTTCGCCTTCAGTACCCGCACCGTCGCACGGTTGACCCGGGCGAACAGCGACTCCTGCACGCAGCCCCTCAGCATTCCCACCTTCAATCGCCGCACGGCCACGCGCGTCGCGTCCGCCGGCGTGGCCGCCGTCGCGCCCGGATACGCGCCCATGAGCCCATGCGGCTCCGCAAAGGCACGCTCTGCGTCCGGTGCAATGTCCGCCTCCATGTCAGGCGCCTGTGCCTCTCCGGACGGTACCGTATGGATGGCATCGGTCCCTGCGGCGTCACGTGGTGCGGGCGCGGATTCGTCGGTCTGCGACCGCGCGTCTGCATGGCCCTGGACTGCGGCACGTTCGCTCCTCAGGAGCCGCGGCGACGGAGCGGAGGACGCCAGCATGGCCAGCCCGAACCGCATGCTCGCCAGCCGGCGTGGCGCGAAGCGGGCCAGAGCGCGGGCAAGGCCGCTGTCGCGCAGAGCCCGCGAGCCGAGCGTAACGATCGAGCGGAGCGGCCCCGTATAGGCGGCGATGAGGAGCCTGCTCGATGGGTCCACTCCTGCGGACTGCGCAATGGCGGAACGGGCCCGCTCGAGCAGGAAGCCATAGGGGACGCCGGAGGGACAGACTGGCTCGCAGGCGCGGCACCCGAGGCAGCGGTCGATGTGCGTCCGGAACGCCTCGTCATCCGGCTCGAGCCTGCCCTCCATGACGGCGCGCATGAGGTCCAGGCGACCGCGCGGCGAGTCACCTTCATGGCCGAGCCGGGTGTAGGTGGGACATGCA
This window encodes:
- the sufC gene encoding Fe-S cluster assembly ATPase SufC — encoded protein: MSEPLLKIENLHAVVAEDGSEILRGVDLEIGAGEIHAIMGPNGSGKSTLSKVLSGHPAYEVTDGSVTFKGEDLLELEVDERARAGIFLAFQYPVDIPGVSIANFLRTAVQANNPDEEVDIFDFQEDLLERMALLEMDRTFAERSVNDGFSGGEKKRNEILQLALLKPTLAVLDETDSGLDIDALKVVSAGVNKLHEERPEMSFLLITHYQRILNYIRPDHVHVMVAGRIARSGGFELAEELEASGYEGFREPVSA
- a CDS encoding patatin-like phospholipase family protein, encoding MAAERVTLVLGGGGMKGLAHVGAWRAVLESGIKVSEIVGTSIGALIGACIAGGLEHERLVSLARALLRTDIVVLNRWALLFNGIRQPSVFRDDTFRAYIESVLPATTFAELSIPLSMNAVDLESGRQEWFGAGGLMDVPLAEAVYASCALPVFYPPAEINGRYFVDGGVIDALPVGRAAERGADRIIAVDVGAGQAGDAVGTVEKGMVAIHQRVMQIMGYARKRAHLDAHGSASITYIRPHLDGYDTFDFTSTEYFLAEGYRAVHEALSGATDEPREAAG
- a CDS encoding phosphatase PAP2 family protein, which codes for MNLRGPFNPRPGSAAAKLFRQLSGRFREGREAVGDEAWRRWWRRMALGAAGMLVLRVTLRYAAVWALANGWLDWEAGFLLWLGSDAPLGFSTAVFLQTPGSDPTLVILIALTAGIAAWVRRPLVSLSIVLSALVPDLVGRFGWLIWSRARPDLLYEGVASPGFHAFPSGHTSKTVAVYGFLTLLWLRASGSMAERVLAILLLGVIAVVVPVGRMAMGVHWPSDVMAGFVIGTVWLAILSRADRPPAVAG
- the dacB gene encoding D-alanyl-D-alanine carboxypeptidase/D-alanyl-D-alanine-endopeptidase; this encodes MRAFHPLLLTAVLVQLGCASRGAVVTPPVQRSLAAVIDSITMQSPLHRTSWGILVQDAASGRVLYARNPEKHFIPASNTKLVIGVVAFGKFGADWRYRTPLLLGGRSADSAATLIMAGSGDPTWSERFHDSAAAPLDSMAALVAASGVRTIGALVLDVSRFRDELVNGSWEVGDLPGIYAPPIEAIAAADGTFDLVVTGGAVPGDPAGVTVAGPLTQPLRADLTTDTAGARTSLSIDYTARRDTIYVTGTAGAGTVDTLTRAVTQPARSVGGALVELLGKRGIRVDSVVVVRDSARAGALRAEAAVIAEWHSPPMRDIVAVILRPSQNWVAEQVLKSLGSEFAGDGSWRGGIGVEREYLYSAAGVDSLAVNLRDGSGMSAQNLLSPDATVQMLLHARAQPWAEAFRDALAAPGLEGTTLAGRLEPLAGRVFGKTGTISNVNALSGYLVAADGRDIVFSILTNGTGLPSGMVRSAMDDIVLAVARAVDADGSNIELERAGGGQ
- a CDS encoding pyridoxal-dependent decarboxylase, yielding MREESSSPAVGRTTSVTASAEPADMSPDELRRHGHAVMDRIADYIAHPERWPVLPDIRPGMLREQLPTEAPATGEPMDRILADFDRLILPHTTHWNHPGFFAYFGISGSGPGILGEALTAALNVNAMLWRTGPAATELEEVTLGWLRTMTGLDPAFEGTINDTASSSTLHALAAAREADPSLRIREAGLAGRSDVPPLRVYGSAEAHSSVDKAVLTLGMGLSGLRHIPVNAQQEMDVAALEAAVAEDLAAGIRPIAVVATVGTTSTTAIDPVPAIANVCRRHRLWLHVDAAYGGAAAILPELRHVLDGCDRADSIVINPHKWLFVPIDCSILYTRRPDVLKRAFSLVPEYLTTTDPSDTRNLMDYGVALGRRFRALKLWFVLRHFGTRGMQERVRHHIDMAQSFAQWVDEDASFERLAPTRFSVVAFRYRPQDGSGEERLDELNMQLLQRLNESGEVFLSHTRVGGSYALRLAIGNIRTTSAHVARAWQLAREAAESLS
- a CDS encoding sensor domain-containing diguanylate cyclase → MATCEGSRRKPVVRQGETLTTHALERADEGLRAPFALAIWSASVAAVLIYLLPAGGTVRTVLVASLLILAPLAALASALAAARAVSRAMAGPWIMLAAAGAVAALGQMHWHDVGQPMESWHALVDVASITLVALGLGWILHQRDRERIIEIALDGGLVLGTATVLTLRWSPAVRTVLAGSGEWSGPEQIGAFAAPIAAGCAFLFGMVLLLVRGISPAAVAAAAIAAATAGFGFSIAPLALGMGPCCGAADPAGLAFVLAWFSLAYAGFRVQTVGPGAFLSDGNGTAGRRLRMVVAPAVAVVMGGVIIDSTRTGPLHSVTAFALALLGLILALRVSQLLHDTRTQSAERVQLAQSRTMIEVSQALAGTTSLDETLDLITQHAVRLLRGRAAIIELLTPDRRHLEFFAVHGLPRDLLHLRFPVDGSFTGWVVAHGRARTAVDPHTDPYIQVEALPYLDRSPIAAAPLCYRDVTLGALSCVGSYPFDEADLALLTALADQAAVAIENARLFEQVHQLSMTDPLTGLPNRRQLERDLAREFSAAGRGRGLAVVMFDLNGFKMYNDRHGHVAGDEVLRMFSRALAGETRAMNLAARYGGDEFIALLTDTDAPGARAFIARLRRAFPGPGVTDLDFSAGYAVFDPAMRTPEDLVAAADRALYDAKSRKPLPAGG
- a CDS encoding GNAT family N-acetyltransferase, which encodes MHSGFTIRPLADYQEMKRAVDFQRVIWGSSFNELVPAVVFWATTRTGGIAAGAFDGHGAMLGLIFGITGWDGERPLHWSDMLGVHPDARGRGIGLALKQYQRERLLEAGVTLVQWTFDPLEARNAHINFARLGATAHEYIRDCYGASTSPLHRGIGTDRLVAEWRLDSDRVRRRMGGEDAGETTVEEALLINPEGEPLRLDLVGPHLWLRIPPDIQALKERDAVAARRWREHTRAALEAYLGRGYEVRDMVRGADESRYVLSST
- a CDS encoding M20/M25/M40 family metallo-hydrolase, which encodes MNEIEQYLGMTSSQAVARVLARSRSYVERETPSGAAADIAALGGEIRRDLEACGARVEVIEAPGAGVNLHARMPGSDVQHAPVVVLTHMDTVHAKGTLERRPLRVEDGRAYGPGIYDMKTGIALVIEALTWLDERGRTPQRPIEVLVTCDEEVGSHSSRQLIEDSARRAAAVLVPEPCRPDGGVKTFRKGVATYEIEALGVAAHAGIDGELAVSATAELVRAAVSVLDLADHSRGTTLNIGQISGGTASNVVAEHALAIVDVRIAEPPEGDRVHEAMTSLKAHNPKAELKVRRSEERPPLVRTDAVAGLYEEARRHAEALGVALGEGGTGGGSDGSFAAAVGAATLDGLGAQGGGAHAADEHIVLDDLPFRFALMARLLESL